One genomic segment of Lysobacter sp. 5GHs7-4 includes these proteins:
- a CDS encoding c-type cytochrome, whose amino-acid sequence MSQARVLGIVGLTVLAAVAVAYAQPTITPIPDKEPVQAAPLVEKPATWGDVKAGATKAGTCAACHGLDGNPTDPQYPRLAGQSERYIAHQIALFKSGERNTGMSAAMKPFADALTAQDARDLGAYFATQKSGAGVADDTLITSGPNKDKKFFEVGQQLFMAGDKARGIPACMACHGPGGAGNPGPAYPHIAGQQAAYSQRRLEEYRAGTTTQRDPHLFNVMAGVAKNLSDEEIGALSSYLQGLHDRADDFAAADAPAAPAAAAPAAAPAPAAPAPAAPAQDAAAKPAAGT is encoded by the coding sequence TCCTAGGCATCGTCGGTCTGACCGTTCTGGCGGCTGTCGCCGTCGCTTACGCCCAGCCCACGATCACGCCGATCCCCGACAAGGAGCCGGTCCAGGCCGCGCCGCTGGTCGAGAAGCCGGCCACGTGGGGCGACGTCAAGGCGGGCGCCACCAAGGCCGGCACTTGTGCGGCCTGCCATGGCCTGGACGGCAATCCGACCGATCCGCAGTACCCGCGCCTGGCCGGCCAGAGCGAGCGCTACATCGCCCACCAGATCGCGCTGTTCAAGAGCGGCGAGCGCAATACCGGCATGTCCGCGGCGATGAAGCCGTTCGCCGACGCGCTGACCGCGCAGGACGCGCGCGACCTGGGCGCCTACTTCGCGACCCAGAAGTCCGGCGCCGGCGTGGCCGACGACACCCTGATCACCAGCGGCCCGAACAAGGACAAGAAGTTCTTCGAAGTCGGCCAGCAGTTGTTCATGGCCGGCGACAAGGCCCGCGGCATCCCGGCGTGCATGGCCTGCCACGGTCCCGGCGGCGCCGGCAACCCGGGCCCGGCCTATCCGCACATCGCCGGCCAGCAGGCCGCGTACTCGCAGCGTCGCCTGGAGGAATACCGCGCCGGCACCACCACCCAGCGCGATCCGCACCTGTTCAACGTGATGGCCGGCGTGGCCAAGAACCTCAGCGACGAGGAAATCGGCGCGCTGTCCAGCTACCTGCAGGGCTTGCACGACCGCGCCGACGACTTCGCGGCCGCCGATGCGCCGGCTGCACCGGCCGCTGCCGCGCCTGCCGCCGCTCCGGCTCCGGCCGCGCCCGCTCCGGCGGCGCCGGCCCAGGACGCCGCGGCCAAGCCGGCCGCCGGTACCTGA